The Pleurodeles waltl isolate 20211129_DDA chromosome 7, aPleWal1.hap1.20221129, whole genome shotgun sequence genome includes a region encoding these proteins:
- the LOC138246787 gene encoding olfactory receptor 5V1-like: MAYDRYVAICNPVRYKTIMNEAVCIRMTAGCWGIGLMDPIPHIILISRLSFCGSHTINHFFCDPDALMKLSCTSTIETLTYTFGLLIIGMPFMLIITSYINTISDILKIQSVEGQRKAFSTCACHIIVIILFCGSLSSTYIRPTTSHSEKEGTVLSLLYVLLTPMCNPIIYTLKNKDFKNSIRKKNKNEC; the protein is encoded by the coding sequence ATGGCTTATGATCGCTATGTGGCTATTTGCAATCCAGTACGTTACAAAACCATAATGAATGAGGCTGTGTGTATCAGGATGACAGCTGGATGCTGGGGAATTGGTCTCATGGATCCTATACCACACATCATACTTATATCCCGGCTTTCCTTCTGTGGATCCCACACAATTAACCACTTCTTTTGTGATCCTGATGCTCTAATGAAACTTTCATGCACTAGCACTATTGAGACACTAACCTACACATTTGGATTATTAATAATAGGAATGCCATTCATGTTAATCATCACATCTTATATTAACACCATCTCAGATATTCTAAAAATTCAGTCTGTTGAGGGGCAAAGAAAGGCCTTTTCTACATGTGCGTGCCACattattgtaattattttattCTGTGGATCTCTAAGTTCTACTTATATTCGACCAACCACATCACATTCTGAGAAAGAAGGGACAGTGTTATCATTATTGTATGTTCTTCTTACACCCATGTGTAACCCAATTATATATACTCTCAAAAACAAGGACTTCAAAAATTCCAtaaggaagaaaaataaaaatgagtgTTGA